A genome region from Archaeoglobus fulgidus DSM 4304 includes the following:
- a CDS encoding glycosyltransferase family 4 protein, producing the protein MGHKIIIISCPFPITGGGRRSFEVLRRLPDHMEEDIEIVLPLDCVRAILRDEMDKTDKIIAELIDRGIEINEYSLQLLEKSAKAKFKQFKKDCKGLNISEFLRGTFSFEIYKKENSVYLKNCLKFVDTENVHCVYSHHECLDSALLSYLLAEKLRKNLVVLLQLEPFRPLNYLLRTKLKYTYYAPSIREIINTIPEIIFNAYTSRVYKKIVSSKFFKCFFSVSLAPVILSGLQNSSYSILNPANAFESELLKYRKNLKEKEDCAIFFARLSPEKGIFELPYIWKKVTNIFPDLKLIICGIPETRFLRKFENIAKKQGVSDKIILKGYVPRNELLEIVSRAKVFIYPTHSDSYSLVALESLALGTPVVTYDIPAIKYSYGEFDSVKIVPEWNINEMG; encoded by the coding sequence ATGGGGCATAAGATCATAATTATCTCATGTCCTTTTCCCATAACAGGAGGAGGTAGAAGGTCTTTTGAAGTTCTAAGAAGGCTACCGGACCACATGGAAGAGGACATCGAGATAGTTCTTCCTTTAGATTGTGTTAGAGCTATACTTCGAGACGAAATGGATAAAACTGACAAAATAATTGCGGAGCTGATAGATAGGGGAATTGAGATAAATGAGTACTCACTACAATTGTTAGAAAAATCGGCTAAGGCTAAGTTTAAACAATTTAAAAAAGATTGTAAAGGCTTAAATATTTCGGAGTTTCTCAGAGGGACTTTTTCGTTTGAGATATACAAAAAAGAAAATTCTGTTTATCTGAAGAATTGTCTAAAATTTGTCGATACAGAGAACGTTCATTGCGTTTATAGTCATCATGAGTGTTTAGATTCTGCTCTTCTTTCTTACTTATTAGCTGAAAAACTAAGAAAAAACTTAGTGGTACTTTTACAACTTGAACCTTTTAGACCTTTAAACTACCTGTTGAGGACTAAACTTAAATACACTTATTATGCACCAAGTATTAGAGAAATTATCAATACAATACCAGAGATCATTTTTAACGCTTACACAAGTAGAGTTTACAAAAAGATAGTGTCATCTAAATTTTTTAAATGTTTCTTTTCAGTTTCTTTAGCCCCAGTAATACTCTCAGGTCTTCAAAATTCCAGTTATAGCATATTAAACCCAGCTAATGCTTTTGAATCGGAGTTGCTGAAATACAGAAAGAACTTAAAGGAGAAAGAAGATTGTGCGATCTTCTTCGCAAGACTTTCTCCAGAAAAAGGGATATTTGAATTGCCGTATATTTGGAAAAAAGTTACCAATATCTTCCCAGATTTAAAGTTGATAATTTGCGGAATACCAGAAACAAGATTTCTAAGAAAGTTCGAAAATATTGCCAAAAAACAGGGAGTTAGCGATAAGATAATTTTAAAAGGATACGTTCCAAGAAACGAGTTGCTTGAAATCGTTTCTAGGGCAAAGGTGTTTATTTATCCAACTCATTCCGACTCATATTCATTGGTAGCTTTGGAAAGTCTTGCTCTCGGGACACCTGTTGTGACTTATGACATCCCTGCCATTAAATATAGTTATGGCGAGTTCGACAGTGTAAAGATCGTTCCGGAATGGAATATTAATGAAATGGGCTAA
- a CDS encoding FkbM family methyltransferase yields MGLVQDVKTVLNLIQNTENWMEILVRTIRSGKIENTTVKLRKCPIRLHIGKSGIPIRPSHINSISNDLKYYKAKLDNECYIDIDDNKIKLIFNDQIINLPNDKYSLTLSLPRWIIFLSSDGKILKSENKPLVEIFGYKFYLPDCKNGIYEIIEMFIDEVYNRFDFKNKTVLDIGAFIGDSSIWFIHKGAKKVLAYKPNPKLYPILKKNIEINNLSNKIVPENYAVGCSKGKAKMKVPWYGAGNIYGLFESEYSEEVEVEIVSIDEILENNNIDIIKLDCEGCEYEILDYLVKSNWLDNLEGVVFECHYINNELNPERMVAKLTRNSYDCYIKGNILSVRRRGGK; encoded by the coding sequence ATGGGACTAGTTCAGGATGTAAAGACTGTATTAAATCTTATACAAAATACTGAAAATTGGATGGAAATTTTAGTAAGAACGATCAGAAGTGGAAAGATCGAAAATACGACTGTCAAGCTTCGAAAATGTCCTATAAGGTTACACATAGGCAAGAGTGGTATACCAATTAGACCATCCCACATCAATTCGATTTCTAACGATTTAAAATATTACAAAGCTAAATTGGATAATGAATGTTATATTGATATTGATGACAATAAAATTAAACTGATATTTAACGATCAGATTATCAACTTACCAAACGATAAATACTCTTTAACACTCTCGTTACCTCGATGGATTATATTCTTATCATCTGATGGGAAAATTCTTAAGAGCGAAAATAAACCATTAGTAGAGATCTTTGGTTACAAATTTTATTTGCCAGATTGTAAAAACGGCATATACGAAATAATTGAAATGTTCATAGACGAAGTTTATAACAGATTTGATTTCAAAAATAAGACTGTTTTAGATATTGGAGCCTTCATAGGAGATTCATCAATTTGGTTCATTCACAAAGGTGCAAAGAAGGTCCTCGCCTACAAGCCAAATCCGAAATTATATCCTATCTTGAAGAAAAATATTGAAATCAACAATTTATCGAATAAGATTGTCCCAGAAAATTATGCTGTGGGCTGTTCTAAGGGTAAAGCAAAAATGAAAGTTCCGTGGTATGGCGCTGGTAATATTTATGGTCTATTTGAAAGCGAATATTCTGAAGAAGTGGAAGTTGAGATAGTATCGATTGATGAGATACTTGAAAACAACAATATCGACATAATAAAGCTGGATTGCGAAGGTTGCGAATATGAAATTTTAGATTATTTAGTAAAATCAAATTGGCTTGACAATTTGGAGGGTGTCGTATTCGAGTGTCATTACATCAACAACGAACTAAATCCAGAACGTATGGTAGCCAAACTTACCAGAAATAGTTATGACTGTTATATTAAGGGGAATATATTATCAGTTAGAAGGAGGGGAGGAAAATGA